The genomic window CATAGTTATATGCCACACCTGTAGCATGGGTGTCATCAACAAATTCTACAGTCTGTTGTCCACTCATATGAAAGACTGATGAATATTCATCCATTGATGAACTAAATGCATTAAAAATTTCTTTTCTGCCGTTGAGAGTAAAACTCACTTTACCGTCATTGATAATATTGACTACGCCGTCCTCAGTAAACAGCGCAATTTGTTTGTCATTTTCCTTAGTGTCTGAGTAATTTGAAAATAAATCTACTAATTCCTTTAATTC from Companilactobacillus sp. includes these protein-coding regions:
- a CDS encoding nuclear transport factor 2 family protein → MNTQEISDRIELKELVDLFSNYSDTKENDKQIALFTEDGVVNIINDGKVSFTLNGRKEIFNAFSSSMDEYSSVFHMSGQQTVEFVDDTHATGVAYNYVVLVKTDENNKVVTTNEGVRYQDKYEKVAGKWLIAERNSNFIWHTEDIK